The Hyphomonas sediminis genome contains a region encoding:
- a CDS encoding glutamine amidotransferase-related protein, which translates to MKLTIVETGLAPPAIRDRFPSYPEMFRQMFASVDAGFEFETVSIVKGEPLPDPAGAGALLYTGSPAGVYDNEPWIAPLMEFIRQAGTAKTPQVGICFGHQIMAEALGGKVVKSPKGWGIGRHTYAVAGTPGWEGAAPPEMSIAVSHQDQVVLRPPGAQTIACSDFTEFAGLSYAGFPALSFQCHPEFEPEFSAALYSARRGATLEEGIADAAVASLGDGGDRQFLAAWIASFLRANI; encoded by the coding sequence ATGAAGCTGACAATTGTCGAAACCGGGTTGGCGCCCCCCGCGATCCGGGACCGGTTCCCGAGCTATCCGGAAATGTTCCGGCAGATGTTTGCTTCCGTCGATGCCGGCTTCGAGTTTGAGACTGTTTCCATCGTGAAGGGCGAGCCACTGCCCGACCCGGCAGGGGCGGGCGCGTTGCTCTATACCGGCTCGCCGGCAGGCGTTTACGATAACGAACCCTGGATTGCGCCTCTGATGGAGTTCATCCGCCAGGCAGGCACGGCGAAAACTCCGCAGGTTGGCATCTGCTTCGGGCATCAGATCATGGCCGAAGCGCTGGGCGGAAAGGTTGTGAAGTCTCCCAAAGGCTGGGGCATTGGCCGCCACACCTACGCCGTCGCCGGAACCCCGGGCTGGGAAGGCGCCGCGCCGCCGGAAATGAGCATTGCCGTCAGCCATCAGGATCAGGTGGTCCTGCGCCCGCCGGGCGCGCAGACGATTGCCTGTTCCGATTTCACCGAGTTTGCAGGGTTGAGCTATGCCGGTTTTCCGGCGCTCAGCTTCCAGTGCCACCCTGAGTTCGAGCCCGAATTTTCTGCTGCGCTTTATTCGGCCCGCCGCGGCGCGACGCTGGAGGAGGGGATAGCCGACGCGGCAGTCGCCTCGCTGGGCGACGGCGGCGACCGGCAATTCCTGGCCGCCTGGATCGCATCCTTTCTGCGGGCTAATATCTGA
- a CDS encoding phosphomannomutase/phosphoglucomutase, translating to MLPKPLANIAPNTLEFEILPLVKPTGFREYDARWWFNGIGHAKAPELNLTGVQALGLGMATLFHELGVKPTVVTGHDFRSISQPIKNALTLGLVAGGCEVLDIGLALSPMVYWSQFELDAACCAMVTASHNENGWTGVKMGANRPLTFGPEEMGRLKEIVMNGRFVTREGGKHTRVDGIREKYIKAIVGDSKLSRKLKVVAACGNGTAGAFAGDVLRGLGAEVIEMDCNLDMTFPKYNPNPEDHEMLHEMSLAAKEHGADVVLGFDGDGDRCGVVDNTGEEIFADKIGLMLARDLSKHYPNAKFVVDVKSTGLYKTDPVLKANGATVDYYKTGHSYIKRRTTELGALAGFEKSGHFFFRPPIGLGYDDGLIAAKAVLEMLDRNPGKTMADLKGELGVAYTSLTMAAHCGDEVKYDVVDRMVAEYEGMNGKEILGRKVVEVNTVNGARVTLEDGSWVLVRASSNKPELVVVVESMASDADMRDLFHKEVKPRLGKHTEVGAYNQEI from the coding sequence ATGCTGCCGAAACCGCTCGCCAATATTGCCCCCAACACGCTCGAATTCGAGATTCTGCCGCTGGTGAAGCCGACCGGTTTCCGGGAATACGACGCGCGCTGGTGGTTCAATGGCATCGGCCACGCGAAAGCGCCCGAGCTGAACCTGACGGGCGTGCAGGCCCTTGGTCTCGGCATGGCGACCCTGTTTCACGAACTTGGCGTGAAGCCGACCGTGGTGACCGGCCATGATTTCCGCTCGATCAGCCAGCCGATCAAGAATGCGCTGACCCTTGGTCTCGTCGCTGGTGGCTGCGAAGTGCTCGATATCGGCCTGGCCCTCTCGCCGATGGTTTACTGGAGCCAGTTCGAACTTGACGCGGCCTGCTGCGCCATGGTGACGGCTTCGCATAACGAGAATGGCTGGACCGGCGTAAAGATGGGCGCCAACCGCCCGCTGACCTTCGGCCCGGAAGAAATGGGCCGCCTGAAAGAGATCGTCATGAACGGCAGGTTCGTGACGCGCGAAGGCGGCAAGCACACCCGCGTTGACGGCATCCGCGAGAAATACATCAAGGCCATCGTTGGCGATTCCAAGCTGTCGCGTAAGCTGAAGGTTGTGGCTGCTTGCGGCAACGGAACGGCCGGCGCCTTCGCCGGTGACGTGCTGCGCGGCCTCGGCGCCGAAGTGATCGAGATGGATTGCAATCTCGACATGACCTTCCCGAAATACAATCCGAACCCGGAAGACCACGAAATGCTGCACGAGATGTCTCTGGCAGCCAAGGAACATGGCGCCGATGTCGTGCTCGGCTTTGATGGCGACGGCGACCGTTGCGGCGTGGTGGACAATACCGGCGAGGAAATCTTTGCCGACAAAATCGGCCTGATGCTGGCGCGCGACCTTTCCAAACACTATCCGAACGCCAAATTCGTCGTCGATGTGAAATCGACGGGGCTTTACAAGACCGATCCCGTGCTCAAGGCGAATGGCGCCACGGTTGACTATTACAAGACCGGCCACTCCTACATCAAACGCCGCACGACCGAGCTCGGCGCGCTGGCGGGCTTTGAAAAGTCCGGCCACTTCTTCTTCCGTCCGCCGATCGGCCTTGGCTATGATGATGGCCTGATTGCCGCCAAAGCCGTGCTGGAAATGCTGGACCGCAACCCCGGCAAGACGATGGCGGACCTGAAGGGCGAACTGGGCGTTGCCTACACCTCGCTGACCATGGCCGCCCATTGCGGCGATGAAGTGAAGTATGACGTCGTGGACCGGATGGTCGCCGAATATGAAGGCATGAACGGCAAGGAAATCCTTGGGCGGAAGGTTGTTGAGGTGAACACCGTCAACGGCGCCCGCGTCACGCTCGAAGACGGCTCCTGGGTGCTGGTGCGCGCTTCCTCCAACAAGCCGGAACTCGTTGTCGTGGTCGAATCCATGGCGTCGGACGCCGACATGCGGGACCTCTTCCACAAGGAAGTGAAGCCGCGTCTGGGCAAGCACACCGAAGTCGGCGCCTACAATCAGGAAATCTGA
- a CDS encoding glutathione S-transferase family protein, whose product MSLIFYTNPMSRGRIIRWMLEETGAAYETRFLRYGEEMSSPAYTAVNPMQKVPAIVHNGRVVTECGAICLYLADAFPEAGLAPPPMERADYYRWMMFAAGPWEQANVNAALGVSVSAEQSRMAGYGTFERALDVLLSTVPDSGYLLGDRFSAADVYVGSHIGWAIQFGSVPSSPRIEAYLGRIQSRPAARRGVELDDAAIPEYGPQS is encoded by the coding sequence ATGAGCCTGATCTTTTATACCAACCCTATGTCGCGCGGTCGGATCATCCGCTGGATGCTGGAGGAGACAGGCGCGGCCTATGAAACACGCTTCCTGCGCTATGGGGAGGAGATGTCCAGCCCGGCCTATACTGCGGTCAATCCCATGCAAAAGGTGCCCGCCATTGTGCACAATGGCCGGGTGGTTACCGAATGCGGCGCCATCTGCCTTTACCTGGCCGACGCTTTTCCGGAAGCCGGCCTAGCCCCTCCTCCGATGGAGCGGGCAGACTATTATCGCTGGATGATGTTTGCGGCCGGTCCATGGGAGCAGGCCAATGTGAACGCCGCACTCGGCGTTTCAGTTTCAGCCGAACAATCGCGCATGGCCGGATATGGCACATTCGAGCGCGCGCTCGACGTGCTGCTCAGCACGGTGCCTGATTCGGGTTATCTGCTGGGTGACAGGTTTTCGGCAGCCGACGTGTATGTCGGCTCCCATATCGGCTGGGCCATTCAGTTCGGCTCAGTCCCCTCGTCGCCGAGGATCGAGGCGTATCTGGGGCGGATACAGTCACGCCCCGCCGCGCGGCGAGGCGTGGAACTGGATGATGCGGCCATTCCGGAATACGGCCCTCAAAGCTGA
- a CDS encoding UDP-glucose dehydrogenase family protein yields the protein MRVAIIGTGYVGLVSGACFADFGHTVTCVDKDATKIEKLKNGIMPIFEPGLDTLVASNVKEERLFFTTDPAEAIKGADAVFIAVGTPSRRGDGHADLSYVYGAAEEIAQLMDGFTVIVTKSTVPVGTGDEVEEIIRKTRPDGEFAVVSNPEFLREGAAIKDFKLPDRVVVGTDNERAREVMTELYRPLFLNETPILFTSRRTSELIKYAANAFLAVKITFINEIADLCEKVGANVQEVSRGIGLDGRIGAKFLNAGPGYGGSCFPKDTLALTKTANEYESPMRIVDTVIEVNSSRKKAMANKVIAAMGGDVKGKTIGVLGLAFKQNTDDMRDAPSLDILPALTEAGARVVAFDPEAMKEAAHLIKDITYAESAYKAVDGADAMVIITEWDQFRALDLGRIKTAMKGNVVVDLRNIYSPEDMVKRGFAYTSIGRPAN from the coding sequence ATGCGTGTCGCGATTATCGGTACGGGCTATGTAGGCCTCGTTTCCGGAGCCTGTTTTGCCGATTTCGGCCATACCGTTACCTGCGTCGACAAGGACGCAACCAAGATCGAGAAGCTGAAGAATGGCATCATGCCGATCTTCGAGCCCGGCCTCGACACGCTGGTCGCCAGCAACGTGAAAGAGGAACGCCTGTTCTTCACGACCGATCCGGCAGAAGCCATCAAGGGCGCTGATGCCGTTTTCATCGCAGTTGGCACGCCTTCCCGTCGCGGAGATGGGCACGCTGACCTTTCCTATGTCTACGGCGCCGCTGAAGAAATTGCCCAGCTTATGGACGGCTTCACCGTCATCGTTACCAAGTCGACCGTCCCGGTTGGCACGGGCGATGAAGTCGAAGAAATCATTCGCAAGACCCGGCCCGATGGCGAATTCGCCGTTGTTTCGAACCCGGAATTCCTGCGCGAAGGCGCAGCCATCAAGGATTTCAAACTTCCCGACCGCGTGGTCGTCGGTACAGACAATGAGCGCGCCCGTGAAGTGATGACGGAACTTTACCGTCCGCTGTTCCTGAATGAGACACCGATCCTTTTCACATCTCGCCGGACCTCGGAACTGATCAAGTACGCGGCCAATGCCTTCCTCGCCGTGAAGATCACCTTCATCAACGAGATTGCCGACCTTTGCGAAAAAGTTGGCGCGAATGTTCAGGAAGTGTCGCGCGGCATCGGTCTTGATGGCCGCATCGGCGCCAAGTTCCTGAATGCCGGCCCCGGCTATGGGGGGTCCTGCTTCCCGAAAGACACGCTCGCGCTTACCAAGACGGCCAATGAGTATGAAAGCCCGATGCGGATTGTGGATACTGTCATCGAAGTCAACTCCAGCCGCAAGAAGGCCATGGCTAACAAGGTCATCGCCGCGATGGGCGGGGACGTGAAGGGCAAGACCATCGGCGTTCTCGGTCTCGCCTTCAAACAGAATACGGACGATATGCGCGATGCGCCGTCGCTCGACATTCTGCCGGCTCTTACTGAGGCCGGCGCCAGGGTCGTTGCGTTTGATCCTGAAGCGATGAAGGAAGCAGCGCACCTTATCAAGGACATCACCTACGCCGAAAGCGCCTACAAGGCTGTGGACGGCGCCGATGCCATGGTCATTATCACCGAGTGGGACCAGTTCCGCGCGCTCGACCTTGGCCGGATCAAGACGGCGATGAAGGGTAATGTGGTTGTCGATCTGCGTAACATCTACAGCCCGGAAGACATGGTCAAACGTGGCTTTGCTTACACTTCCATCGGCCGTCCGGCGAACTGA
- the fsa gene encoding fructose-6-phosphate aldolase: MKFFVDTADTKDIADLAATGLIDGVTTNPSLIAKSGRPFAEVIAEICSLTDGPVSAEVVATDADGMIKEGKTLAKIAENVAVKLPLTWDGLKACRTLADEGIPVNVTLCFSANQALLAAKAGAAFISPFIGRLDDIHLDGMELIQEIRQIYDNYMFETEILAASIRSPNHVKLSALAGADVMTAPPSVIRSLVNHPLTDKGLEIFLADAKKAGIKV, translated from the coding sequence ATGAAATTCTTCGTTGATACCGCAGACACCAAAGACATTGCAGACCTCGCCGCAACCGGTCTGATCGATGGCGTAACGACCAACCCGTCCCTGATCGCCAAATCCGGCCGCCCCTTCGCTGAAGTGATTGCAGAAATCTGCTCTCTGACGGATGGGCCGGTTAGCGCCGAAGTGGTCGCCACTGACGCAGACGGCATGATCAAGGAAGGCAAGACGCTGGCAAAGATCGCCGAGAATGTTGCGGTCAAACTGCCGCTGACCTGGGACGGTCTCAAAGCCTGCCGCACGCTCGCGGATGAAGGCATTCCGGTCAACGTCACGCTGTGCTTCTCGGCCAACCAGGCCTTGCTGGCCGCGAAGGCGGGGGCAGCGTTTATTTCGCCTTTCATCGGCCGTCTCGACGATATCCATCTCGACGGCATGGAGCTCATCCAGGAAATCCGCCAGATCTACGACAACTACATGTTCGAGACGGAAATCCTCGCGGCGTCGATCCGCAGCCCCAACCATGTGAAGCTCTCGGCGCTGGCCGGGGCCGACGTGATGACCGCGCCGCCTTCCGTGATCCGCAGCCTTGTGAACCATCCGCTGACGGACAAGGGGCTGGAGATCTTCCTCGCCGACGCGAAGAAGGCCGGCATCAAGGTCTGA
- the thiD gene encoding bifunctional hydroxymethylpyrimidine kinase/phosphomethylpyrimidine kinase → MAEAEGPRGRVLIIAGSDSGGGAGIQADIKAVTMMGGFAMTAVTAITVQNTLGVQGVWPVPENAVTDQMKAVLSDLGADAIKTGMLGTAPLVEAVAETLSEHAFGMARVIDPVMISTSGHRLVDDKAVGAIRSELVPRARLVTPNAPEAEVLTGKAVENLDGQRRAAERLLELGANGALVKGGHIPGRVIHDVLQTTTGEWIFEGPRIDTQATHGTGCTLASATAALLAFGVSLPEAIERARAYLEGAIRNAQGFGSGHHPVNHGWVLKADE, encoded by the coding sequence ATGGCAGAGGCAGAAGGCCCGCGCGGCCGGGTGCTGATCATTGCCGGCTCCGATTCCGGGGGCGGGGCAGGCATTCAGGCCGATATCAAAGCTGTTACCATGATGGGTGGTTTCGCCATGACGGCGGTAACCGCCATCACGGTGCAGAATACGCTCGGCGTGCAGGGCGTCTGGCCGGTGCCTGAAAATGCGGTGACCGACCAGATGAAGGCCGTCCTGTCGGACCTTGGCGCGGACGCAATCAAGACTGGAATGCTGGGAACGGCGCCGCTGGTCGAGGCGGTCGCCGAGACGCTTTCCGAGCATGCCTTTGGAATGGCCCGGGTGATTGATCCTGTGATGATTTCCACCTCCGGCCACCGGCTGGTGGATGACAAGGCCGTTGGGGCGATCCGGTCGGAACTTGTGCCGCGTGCGCGCCTCGTCACGCCGAACGCTCCGGAGGCGGAAGTCCTGACGGGCAAGGCCGTGGAAAATCTCGATGGCCAGCGCCGCGCTGCTGAGCGCCTTCTGGAGCTGGGCGCCAATGGCGCGCTGGTCAAAGGCGGACACATTCCCGGCCGGGTCATCCATGATGTGCTGCAGACGACGACAGGTGAGTGGATCTTCGAAGGCCCGCGCATCGATACGCAGGCAACTCACGGCACGGGCTGCACGCTGGCGTCCGCCACGGCGGCGCTGCTCGCCTTCGGCGTCAGCCTGCCAGAGGCGATCGAGCGCGCGCGCGCGTATCTTGAAGGCGCCATCCGGAATGCCCAGGGCTTCGGGAGTGGCCATCATCCGGTCAATCATGGCTGGGTGCTGAAGGCGGATGAATAG
- a CDS encoding PhzF family phenazine biosynthesis protein has product MPVYPFYQVDAFASRPFEGNQACVMPMEAFLADDELLRIAAENNVAETAYLVPKAEGVWALRWFTPAVEVPLCGHATLASAHVLFDAGGFSGDVIHFDTVKSGRLSVRRLEDGRLEMDFPSAPIRPVPVTDEIAAALGARPLEAWGGMFYAARFESAEIVRGLTPDVRALKVLGADGDGWDRGNFGCFALGGEPGLHATSRFFAPGSGIDEDPATGSWHTMLSRILGTHFGLPEASCWQAYPGRGAQIDVKLEGDRVKLVGRAVTVIEGQFRL; this is encoded by the coding sequence ATGCCCGTCTACCCATTCTATCAGGTTGATGCCTTTGCCTCTCGCCCGTTTGAGGGCAACCAGGCGTGCGTCATGCCGATGGAGGCGTTCCTGGCAGATGATGAGCTCCTGAGGATCGCTGCAGAAAACAACGTTGCCGAAACCGCCTACCTTGTTCCGAAGGCGGAGGGTGTCTGGGCGCTGCGCTGGTTCACGCCCGCGGTTGAAGTTCCCCTCTGCGGCCACGCCACGCTGGCCTCGGCCCATGTGCTGTTCGATGCGGGCGGCTTTAGCGGCGATGTCATTCATTTCGATACGGTGAAGTCCGGCCGCCTCAGTGTGCGGCGCCTGGAGGATGGCCGGCTGGAAATGGATTTTCCGTCGGCTCCCATCCGGCCTGTTCCGGTAACGGACGAAATTGCCGCTGCGCTCGGCGCCCGTCCGCTCGAAGCCTGGGGCGGCATGTTCTACGCGGCCCGGTTCGAGAGTGCTGAAATCGTTCGCGGCCTGACACCGGATGTGCGCGCGCTCAAGGTTCTGGGCGCGGATGGCGATGGTTGGGACCGGGGCAATTTCGGCTGCTTTGCGCTGGGCGGAGAGCCCGGCCTGCATGCCACCAGCCGCTTTTTCGCGCCCGGCTCCGGCATCGATGAAGACCCAGCCACAGGCAGCTGGCACACGATGCTGTCGCGCATCCTGGGAACGCATTTCGGCCTGCCGGAGGCAAGCTGCTGGCAGGCCTATCCTGGCCGGGGCGCGCAAATTGATGTGAAGTTGGAAGGCGACCGGGTGAAGTTGGTCGGTCGCGCGGTAACCGTCATTGAGGGCCAATTCCGGCTCTGA
- a CDS encoding heme biosynthesis protein HemY, with the protein MSRFFLFIFVLLLISVGAVLAWWAFSLPGEVTFPVGQEIVSVRTGVAAILLLVFGGLIALVWWLATGILVLPGRISKAQRAARTRKANAALAEGLLAAEGGDSKAALRLAKKAMRHAEDERLKLLLEARAAEANDDWAGAERAWSLLTRLPGGQLAGLRGSATAASERGDQLTAEARSREALELRSDADWPFNSLFDLQVSKGDWDKALETLAMGEKRGLVEGVSLKRRRAVLHTARAIALPVTEKPAAQKSLADAIRSAPDFPPAAYHGARFLMMDGKAKAAQGVLELGWKVRPHPALAQLSRRLVPQDSRENIAARLKALVDANPGHRESRILSAELLMDTADWVEAIKTLALLVEENPTARLCLLMERALKGYGDMGEAQRWGRMAVSASREADWSDIDPKGAAFDFDRQGWARLVYAFGDVGELIHPRYESYGRELEAGRVLALPHQPDDGPESPPKPPQRPLTQPLDYAPDDD; encoded by the coding sequence ATGAGCCGGTTTTTCCTATTCATTTTCGTCCTTCTACTGATTTCCGTCGGCGCGGTGCTGGCCTGGTGGGCGTTCAGCCTTCCCGGTGAGGTGACCTTCCCCGTGGGGCAGGAGATCGTCTCTGTCCGGACGGGGGTGGCGGCCATCCTGCTGCTGGTCTTCGGCGGCCTGATTGCGCTGGTCTGGTGGCTGGCGACCGGTATTCTTGTGCTGCCCGGCCGCATTTCCAAGGCCCAGCGGGCGGCCCGCACGCGCAAGGCCAATGCGGCGCTGGCCGAAGGCCTTCTGGCGGCAGAAGGCGGGGATTCCAAAGCCGCGCTGCGCCTCGCCAAAAAAGCCATGCGCCATGCTGAGGACGAGCGCCTGAAACTGCTGCTGGAAGCGCGCGCCGCCGAGGCCAATGATGACTGGGCCGGCGCCGAGCGCGCCTGGAGCCTGCTGACGCGCCTGCCAGGCGGGCAGCTGGCCGGCCTGCGTGGATCGGCAACAGCCGCGTCCGAGCGCGGCGACCAGCTCACCGCCGAAGCGCGTTCGCGCGAAGCATTGGAGCTGCGCTCCGATGCGGACTGGCCGTTCAACTCCCTGTTCGACCTGCAGGTTTCCAAAGGCGACTGGGACAAGGCGCTGGAAACCCTGGCGATGGGCGAGAAGCGCGGGCTGGTGGAAGGCGTGAGCCTGAAGCGCCGCCGCGCCGTGCTGCACACAGCGCGCGCGATCGCCCTGCCGGTGACGGAGAAGCCTGCCGCGCAGAAATCCCTCGCCGATGCCATTCGCTCGGCACCCGACTTTCCGCCGGCTGCCTATCACGGCGCCCGCTTCCTGATGATGGATGGCAAGGCGAAAGCCGCCCAGGGCGTGCTCGAGCTTGGCTGGAAAGTACGCCCACACCCGGCCCTCGCCCAGCTTTCCCGCCGTCTTGTGCCGCAGGACAGCCGCGAGAACATCGCCGCGCGCCTGAAGGCACTGGTCGATGCCAATCCCGGTCACCGCGAAAGCCGCATACTTTCGGCAGAGCTGCTGATGGACACCGCCGACTGGGTGGAAGCGATCAAGACACTGGCCCTATTGGTGGAAGAAAACCCGACTGCCCGCCTCTGCCTGCTGATGGAGCGCGCCCTGAAAGGCTATGGCGACATGGGCGAGGCGCAGCGTTGGGGCCGGATGGCGGTTTCCGCCTCGCGCGAGGCGGACTGGTCCGATATCGACCCCAAGGGCGCCGCGTTCGACTTTGACCGGCAGGGCTGGGCCCGGCTTGTCTACGCCTTTGGTGATGTCGGCGAGCTGATCCACCCGCGCTATGAAAGCTATGGCCGGGAACTGGAAGCAGGCCGCGTGCTGGCCCTGCCCCACCAGCCCGACGACGGCCCGGAAAGCCCGCCCAAGCCCCCGCAGCGCCCGCTGACGCAGCCGCTGGACTACGCCCCGGACGACGACTGA
- a CDS encoding COG4223 family protein, with translation MTDTNFPGQAPNEEPIDAQFEPAPEPLPVKQTAGQPGWGGVAVAALAAALVGAAGGIFGRDLILPGQSAALKQQIADLEAQQAEFERRITEMPEASDELSSLVGEVSSNSRKLSELLASGAGIPAVESLTARIETLERVDTKGATPAEALRTIAALEARIMDLETAATAAPVATETAPAKPTPEPEKEDRQAEAALALSAIESAARKGAGFEADYRTLRAALPSNQTVRRLAPYVSGVPTIARLQADFTPMRAAVTAAAKTDAAAEQTESQLSWLNRAFGDAVTVRPAHKREDPVATALEASSKALAAGDLSASVKALNGLQGEAGRATQDWTREANRRITLEAVLEDVRLSLIEPEN, from the coding sequence ATGACTGACACCAACTTCCCCGGACAGGCCCCCAACGAGGAGCCGATCGACGCGCAGTTCGAACCGGCGCCCGAACCGCTGCCCGTCAAGCAGACCGCTGGCCAGCCCGGCTGGGGCGGCGTGGCCGTTGCCGCGCTCGCCGCCGCGCTAGTGGGAGCTGCCGGCGGAATATTCGGGCGGGACCTGATCCTGCCGGGGCAGTCTGCCGCGCTGAAACAGCAGATCGCTGACCTGGAAGCCCAGCAGGCCGAGTTCGAGCGGCGCATCACCGAAATGCCGGAAGCCTCCGATGAACTCTCAAGCCTTGTTGGCGAAGTGAGCAGCAATTCACGCAAGCTGAGCGAACTGCTCGCCAGCGGCGCGGGCATTCCGGCAGTGGAGAGCCTGACGGCGCGGATCGAGACGCTGGAGCGCGTCGACACCAAGGGCGCAACACCTGCCGAAGCACTACGCACCATCGCAGCGCTCGAGGCGCGCATCATGGACCTTGAAACCGCCGCCACGGCAGCCCCCGTTGCGACCGAAACCGCCCCTGCAAAGCCTACGCCGGAACCGGAAAAGGAAGACCGGCAGGCCGAAGCGGCCCTTGCCCTTTCCGCCATCGAGAGTGCAGCCCGCAAGGGCGCAGGCTTTGAAGCCGATTACCGCACCCTGCGCGCTGCCCTGCCCTCCAACCAGACCGTGCGCCGGCTGGCGCCCTATGTCAGCGGCGTGCCAACCATTGCCCGCCTGCAGGCAGACTTTACGCCGATGCGCGCCGCCGTGACCGCCGCCGCCAAGACAGACGCGGCCGCTGAACAGACTGAGAGCCAGCTTTCCTGGCTGAACCGCGCCTTCGGCGACGCAGTGACCGTGCGCCCGGCGCACAAGCGCGAAGACCCGGTCGCCACAGCTCTTGAGGCATCTTCCAAGGCGCTGGCGGCGGGAGACCTTTCTGCGAGCGTCAAGGCGCTGAACGGCCTGCAGGGCGAAGCGGGCCGCGCCACGCAGGACTGGACCCGCGAAGCGAACCGTCGCATCACGCTGGAGGCAGTGCTCGAGGATGTCAGGCTTAGCCTGATCGAGCCGGAGAACTAA
- a CDS encoding uroporphyrinogen-III synthase, with the protein MTPIPGRAVIVTRTQPGADETAARLKALGFAPIVSPMLRIVQTGLAPTLLDGVADIVFTSANGVRAFALAGASPAELTAWCVGPSTAEAARQVGFGRVVEGDGDAEDLARLIVTARSELLGPLLHIANDAAAGNLVAGLKTAGLDARFAAPYNTEAAPALTEEALAALHAPVFLLIHSAKGAAAIAASGADLCCAVLIAISETAAAPLTDIPKAGLHIAGRPNEDALMEALSAAAGA; encoded by the coding sequence GTGACCCCAATACCGGGCCGGGCGGTGATCGTTACACGCACGCAGCCTGGCGCGGACGAAACAGCCGCCCGCCTGAAAGCGCTTGGCTTCGCGCCGATTGTTTCCCCAATGCTACGCATTGTGCAGACGGGGCTCGCCCCTACCCTGCTCGATGGGGTGGCCGATATAGTGTTCACCAGCGCCAATGGCGTGCGCGCTTTCGCGCTGGCGGGCGCTTCTCCGGCAGAGCTGACAGCCTGGTGCGTTGGCCCGTCGACGGCAGAGGCGGCAAGGCAGGTCGGCTTTGGGCGCGTTGTGGAGGGCGATGGCGACGCAGAGGATCTGGCGCGGCTGATCGTGACAGCGCGATCCGAACTTCTCGGGCCGCTGCTGCACATTGCCAATGACGCCGCCGCCGGAAACCTGGTGGCCGGACTGAAGACTGCCGGGCTCGATGCCCGCTTTGCGGCGCCATATAATACCGAAGCGGCCCCAGCGCTGACGGAGGAAGCGCTGGCGGCGCTACACGCGCCCGTTTTCCTGCTAATTCACTCGGCGAAAGGCGCCGCGGCGATTGCCGCATCTGGTGCCGATCTCTGCTGCGCCGTGCTGATCGCCATTTCCGAAACGGCGGCGGCGCCCCTGACCGATATTCCCAAAGCGGGGCTGCACATTGCGGGACGCCCGAACGAGGACGCGCTAATGGAAGCGCTCAGCGCGGCGGCAGGCGCCTGA